One genomic region from Deltaproteobacteria bacterium encodes:
- the mreC gene encoding rod shape-determining protein MreC has protein sequence MTLRRRLLDYGLVVLLLAVPAAMLTAHWKDPADINAFDRAVLRVSSPLQAAVSWVVEGVGGWWNRYVWLVDVEEENEDLRAANAELRRQLAEARRRAAHVDALEQLAGLRRTTAAETIGARVISSGVNPHFRVIRIRLDRGDGEVAPGMPVIAPAGLVGRVQRVYGRYSDVLLATDPESAIDVVVERTGGRGVLRGVGRPDAYTCEIEYLERGQEVAEGDEVVTSGLGGALPAGIRVGRISKVVTKSYSLYQEVEVEPAVDFGRLRHVLVVLAPPPPPDPRAGQRRRSRPAYSLGPYR, from the coding sequence ATGACGTTGCGGCGGCGGTTGTTGGACTACGGCCTGGTCGTGCTGTTGTTGGCCGTCCCCGCCGCGATGCTCACCGCACACTGGAAGGATCCCGCGGACATCAATGCGTTCGACCGCGCCGTGCTGCGCGTGTCGTCGCCGCTGCAGGCGGCCGTGTCGTGGGTCGTCGAAGGCGTCGGCGGCTGGTGGAACCGCTACGTCTGGCTCGTCGATGTCGAGGAGGAAAACGAGGACCTGCGCGCGGCCAACGCCGAGCTGCGCCGGCAGCTCGCCGAGGCGCGCCGCCGCGCGGCCCACGTCGACGCGCTCGAACAGCTCGCCGGCCTGCGTCGCACGACCGCCGCCGAGACGATCGGCGCGCGCGTGATTTCCTCGGGGGTCAACCCGCACTTCCGGGTGATTCGGATCCGGCTCGACCGCGGCGACGGGGAGGTCGCGCCCGGGATGCCGGTGATCGCGCCGGCCGGCCTGGTCGGCCGCGTGCAGCGCGTCTACGGCCGCTACAGCGACGTGCTGCTCGCGACCGACCCGGAGTCGGCGATCGACGTGGTGGTGGAGCGGACCGGCGGCCGCGGCGTGCTCCGCGGAGTCGGGCGGCCGGACGCCTACACATGCGAGATCGAGTACCTCGAACGCGGACAGGAGGTGGCCGAGGGCGACGAGGTGGTCACCAGCGGCCTCGGCGGGGCGCTGCCGGCCGGCATCCGCGTCGGCCGCATCTCCAAGGTGGTCACCAAGAGCTATAGCCTGTACCAAGAGGTCGAGGTCGAACCGGCGGTCGACTTCGGCCGGTTGCGCCACGTGTTGGTCGTGCTCGCGCCGCCGCCACCGCCGGATCCGCGCGCGGGCCAGCGCCGCCGGTCGCGGCCGGCCTACTCGTTGGGGCCGTACCGATGA